One genomic window of Arcobacter lacus includes the following:
- a CDS encoding lipopolysaccharide biosynthesis protein: MNNNDFVKNVLTLMTGTTIAQIIPIAISPILTRIYTPEDFGIFAFYIAIISLLAVFTNGQYDLAIMLPKYEKNAINIVGLSLLINTIFSSIIFCIIFIFFDFFQGLLGKNSLGHFLYLIPFSVFLIGCYQTFNYWLNRKKQYKTLSMNKVTQSLTNGTSSIVFGIQDFGKDGLIISQFIAQAIVVAFLIKKVKIGVLFQNFEKVKVLALSKRYIKFPKITMIQSFFSTATAQLPVVIISSFFTLNIAGFYSLANRVVASPISIISSSFFQVFYQSFSIEKNKQKFYKMKFIKINAMLLPPFILLWFFLEPLFGFVFGEEWLVAGVYSQILLPLLYMKFLSNLFTTTTYLYYEKQIENFILSVLITLTAIASLFLGLLIDNIVFGLIIMSISNSLVIVFKLYRSYEFVKKGIKC, encoded by the coding sequence ATGAATAATAATGATTTTGTAAAAAATGTTTTGACACTTATGACAGGCACTACGATTGCACAAATTATTCCTATTGCAATAAGTCCGATACTTACTCGTATATATACACCAGAAGATTTTGGAATATTTGCATTCTATATTGCTATAATTTCATTATTGGCAGTTTTTACAAATGGACAGTATGATTTAGCCATAATGCTTCCAAAATATGAAAAAAATGCTATAAATATTGTTGGATTATCTTTATTAATAAATACAATATTTAGTTCTATTATTTTTTGTATAATTTTTATATTTTTTGATTTTTTTCAAGGTTTATTAGGCAAAAATTCTCTTGGACATTTTCTATACTTAATTCCTTTTTCAGTTTTTTTAATTGGTTGTTATCAAACTTTTAATTATTGGCTAAATAGAAAAAAACAATATAAAACTTTATCAATGAATAAAGTTACACAAAGTTTAACAAATGGAACTTCAAGTATTGTTTTTGGTATACAGGATTTTGGTAAAGATGGTTTAATAATTAGTCAATTTATAGCACAAGCGATTGTTGTAGCTTTTTTAATTAAAAAAGTAAAGATAGGAGTTTTATTTCAAAATTTTGAAAAAGTAAAAGTTTTGGCATTATCAAAAAGATATATAAAATTTCCTAAAATTACTATGATACAATCATTTTTTAGCACAGCAACAGCACAACTTCCCGTAGTTATTATTAGTTCTTTTTTTACGCTAAACATTGCTGGTTTTTATTCTCTTGCAAATAGGGTTGTTGCATCACCAATATCAATAATAAGTTCTTCATTCTTCCAAGTTTTTTATCAGTCTTTTTCAATAGAAAAAAATAAACAAAAATTTTATAAGATGAAATTTATTAAAATAAATGCAATGCTTTTACCTCCATTTATTTTATTATGGTTCTTTTTAGAACCTCTTTTTGGATTTGTATTTGGAGAAGAGTGGCTTGTTGCTGGTGTTTATTCTCAAATTCTTTTACCATTGTTATATATGAAATTTTTAAGCAATCTTTTTACTACAACTACTTATTTATACTATGAAAAGCAGATAGAGAATTTTATTTTAAGTGTTTTAATTACACTAACAGCAATAGCCTCTCTTTTTTTGGGTTTGCTTATAGATAATATAGTATTTGGACTAATTATAATGAGTATCTCAAATAGCTTGGTGATAGTCTTTAAACTATATCGTTCATATGAATTCGTTAAAAAAGGTATTAAATGTTAG